The region TACGTGCACGATCATTGATAACgcatgatcgtcgtcgtcgtcgtcgtcgactccGTCTAGTCCTACTTACGAGCGGATGCTGTCGTTGTACAGCTCAGTATTACTAGAAACACCAACCGCAATGCAAACTTATCACTTCCTAAGCACGGTACTGATCTCATCGTTGTAGAGTTGCGCCCAGGGATTCAACACGAACACGTCCACCTCGATCGACGCTCTTCGATGCTCTAAACAGCCAGCGGCCGCAGGTCGCTGAGTCGCTGAGATTGAGGAAGATCATCGTCGGTGCGGGACAAGGTGAGACGAGGCAAGCAAGCGAGAAGGTGCATTGATGCCAGCGTTCTAAGGGATgggaggcaggcagggagTGAGATGTTTTCGCACTTGTTCTCGCCTCCACCCGGGGAGATCGCTGCAAAGCACATGATCTCTCGTTTTGTCTACATAGTCCGCTCTAGAGCTAGAGAGCTGCTGGAATACCGGGAACATACGGTGACTATGGGGATAGATTGGGGAATAATACATTATTGGGAATCCCAGAGTATTCGCGGACACTTCATTGTGCTATGGGTGCGCGCGATCGCACCCATATTTCTGCCGCTTATACCAAGTTTGCCTCCAAtcactcttccttctctcggttacttttcgtttgtttgccgcccgaagaagaagcaccaagcccgttttcggttggtttgttttgtcggCCTGCGATCGGCTGGATACCGGTTCTTTAATTTGTTAACTGGTTTTGTGCAACAAGATTCGCCGCACCGGTGGAAGGTTACGAGTTGCTCTTGAAATGGCCGATACGTacaagacaacaacaacgatagCCGGATCGGAGGCTGACCGCGAGCATGATCGCGATCTTGTTTCCATGTGTTTTGTGCAAAATCGCTTTACAGTAATATCACAGGCTATCAGTCATTGTTAGAGCACGACACTACTTTTTTGTTATATGTTGGTTGTTACATTAATATATGCTGCATGAATCTAAAATTTTTCGGAAATTCTTCTGCAATCATGATAATCTTCATCCAGAAAGGCTCATGAGACCATAAGTTATGCTCTTTGAATAGTTGATTATTTGAAGTAGTTTAATTTGATGGGAAATCTGACGATAATACAGCCAATAAGAACAATTTCAGCCATGAACAATTAAGACTATAACAGTTCGGAATTGCTAATAGAAAGTAATTAATAACCTAGGAAGTAATAATAAGTAATTAATAACCTATGTTTAACTTTGTAACACAATAGGGTCTGTTTCCGATAACAAGTCGAGTCAAAAGCTCATCGGAGCAAAATCGTTCTACTCAAGAATGGCAACACAGAACATCtgtgatcgattgattgattcaaATTGATACGCCCAAATTTACCATTACTGACCCAAATCGTAAATCGTTGTATGGTTGTTTTGCGTAAAGCGTGATCCCGTCCCTCTGTaatagaaaacacaaacacactcggtTCAGTCATGGTTGCTCTATTTCGAATTTCACTAGTTTTTGCGACTCAGCGACAAGATTCGTGATCTGTTTCCCGCTTATAGAACTAATTGAGAAACGTCAGCGTTCCTAGCatccgccccctccccctccctgcCATGCATCGGTGGTTTGACCCCGATCACAAACTATTTCGCTTTCGGACCCGCTCTCGGTACTAAAGAACAATATTGGCCAATATCCAGTCGATGTAGGACGAAATGCGCGTGTAGACGCCGGGAAAGTTGGAAACCCCACAAGAGCGAGGTCCGAACGATACCAGGCCCAGCAGTACGAAGCGATCGCGCGACGACACGGCCTCGTTCATGAGCGGCCCACCCGAATCACCTTGACAGGCGTCCCGATTTTCCTGTCCCTGCGCACACATCTGATTCCCGCTCACGATGATTGGATTGCGCGTGTTGACACTGTACCGGGCGTAGGAGGTGGCACAGGCGGCCGTATCTACGATCGGTAACCGGAGCCACTGGAGTGTCGGGCTTGGCACGTTGCTTCCTGCAACAAAGAAGAACACATTTTACTACGGAAAGAGGGCGCGAGTAAGGCTTGTGACTTACGATTGCTGGTTGATCCCCATCCGGCAATGATGCCCATCTGGCCCGTCAGATTGAGCGCGTACGGTGCGTACTGATCGAGCGGTAAGCAGAGCGGACTGATGATGTTGGACGTTTCCGTCGTCTCCTGCAGCTTAATGAGCGCGATGTCGTTcgcatactttggcgtatcgTAGCGATCGTGCGGAATTATGCGCTCGATGGCAAAGTTCTGGAACCGGGCTCGGCACCGTTCATCCGTCACCGCATTACATTCCAGGTCACCTAACCTCACGCTCACACTGGAAGGATGGAGAAGACATGAGAGTGGATCAAGAtgctgtttcgtttcgtttcgatcgtaGAACTTACGTACATTTCAAGTTCGTCGATTAGATTGCTGACGCAATGAGCCACCGTAATGACGTGCCGGTTCGTGATCAGTGAGCCCGCGCATCGGTATGTCACCCGTCCGGATGctgtgaaaaagagagaacgatATAATTATTGATCGATGCgcttccaccaccgtcatTGGGTTGATGCGTGCTTACTTCGATTCCGGTACGCTAACCGTGCCATCCATGGGAACTGCCCGGGAACCTCCGATTCTCCGCCAATGATGCGCGTGTTGACCGACAGTCCACAGAGTGGTGCATTGATCATCGGAGTATCGGGCACTATCGTCGGTAGTAACGTGGTCAGCGTAGCTTCCATCGTCGTTGGAAGCAAATTTGTCGTAGTAAGCGCCGGTAGGGTCGTGATGCTGGTTCCAGTTGTCAGAGCAACGCGATCACTACCCAACGGATTCACCGGTCGTTGCGTGGTCGTGCTCGTTGTGCTTCGCATGATGGGAGCGATGTACACGTTCGAGGGACGCCCAGCAGCGCcatcgttctcctcctccggaaAAATGACCGGAGGACAGTTTTTCATCGTCTTTGGATCCTCGAAATGGGCGATAGTGTTACCGCCGGGTGCGCGCTGTTTTCCGCGGTTCACCGATTGGCCACGTTTTCGCGTTGCCGGAACATACTTCTGTCGCACCGGCTCCGGTTCCTTGGACCACcggtctggtgctgctgccgctgctggtctGCGGTTAGTGTAACCTTCATCCCAACCGATCGCTTGTGACGAATCGCGATCGTCATGGCCCCCGTACTGGTGgccgtcgtcaccatcgtaaTCTGTATCCCGGAGCCAGCTGTCGTCGAGTGGACAGCAAACGTTCGGTTCGTTGTCACTCCCGTACCCGCAGGCTAGTTCCTTCAGTTTCGCATTGAAATTGCCGTAGCTTGGCTTGGGATTTCGCAGCATTTCCAGTATCTTGGAGCAGTAGCGTAGCTTCGTACAGCGGCAGTTAATCCCGCCAGCCACCTTTGTCGCCGGTGTTGCCGGTTCCGGTCGATAGTGGTCGATACGCTGATTGAACTGATACAGGGGGGCACCCGACGGCTGGCCATAGTAGTCGTACTGGTTGCCCCAGGCTGTTGCGGACACTGTGGAATGAagcgaaaagaggaaaaccgGACAACCGGATTCGTGAGCTATAGGCGGTCATTAATATTGGGTCTGTGCGATCTACGCGGCGCCTAGCGATGATCCCCGGATTTGGAGGCTTTCGATTTCCCCTCTTCGGTTCACTATTGACGTAAGCAAAGCTGGTTGTGGTGGGGATTTTCGAGCGGATGTTGCTGTTCTTCGCCGCAATTTTAGCCACCGTCGAACGGTCAAGGTTGAGCTGAACGTAACGCATGGCGAAGGGCACGGTGAGACCTCGAGACCGCTGTTATGCATGatttcagccagccagccagccagccagccagcaagccagtcGGCTAGTCGGCCCTACCCTAACTAGGTGCATCGACGGTTAGTGATGTAAGCTGAGTTATTCCGAAGCAATCGCATACAAAGTGGCTTCCGGAGGTGTTTACCGACACAAGTATCCTTTTGGGATCATTCTAATCGCGGTAGACACCCCATCGTTTTAGGAACTCTGAATGGTACAACGAACTTGAGCGCCGTAGAAACGAACTGCCTCGCAAACTTTGAGAACAGCTGTCGTTTGAAGGCTGCAGCCACTGTCGCCGGCATTGATCTGTGCTCGCGATAGGCAAACGAGTTTAATCGTCAGACAAAGTTTAGGTGCTACATTGAGTGGCGTTTTCTTTATTGAAGAGGCCGGCAAAGAACGTCGAAAAAACGGGTTTTCGTTTGCCGATAAATCGAGCGATGGTTGTTGTGCGTGGCCGGCTCGGCTCGTTCAGCTAAACTGATCTACATTAATAAACATTTCGATGGGAAAGGGCTTAGAACGGATGGTCAAGAGGCACCAGCCATAATATCATGGTTCGTTTCTTCATGCTTTGTTAATTTTAGATGCTACACCGTCCCGAATCCcgacataaaaaaaggatttcacaACTTCCTTTCGCGTAGAGCTCTTGCTCGACCAGAATGTAGCGTGAATCATGCTGTAACATGGCCGCTTAATCACAAGAAATTATTCGAATAAATTAACGTCTGTTTTCCGTCGTAAAAGTTTGCGGAAGCGATCATCagcgtgtttttggggggatgttCGTTTGAGTGGCGGACGCAGCACATCAAGATGAATCACCGTCGTCAGTCGTCACAGAGTGAAATAGTATTCCAGAGACATCTAGGAGCATAAAATACGAAAGATTTCTTACGATAAAATCAATCTTTTCGATCGTCGGAAACGATTCTCTTGTTACTCCTAGGGTTCGTCTCTTATCCGACCTAGCGCAAGTCTTTCGTTGTCACGCTTGGAAATGATGATAAACGCGTTTGCACAATCCAACGCGCACCGGCTGGCTTCTGGGTCGCCGGCTCTTGATACAAACACACTTCAAACCGcccccaaacacacgcgcacacgatTGCGAGGCAACGCGCTCCGAATTACGGCAGCGCAGATCGAGGTGAAACACGAGATCACTGGAGCGAACTGAAGGCGactcgacgcgacgcgacactATGCGTCCGATGCAATCGCGCAAACGCCCGTGGATTTcactttcggtttcgattgccCTTACACCATGCCACGGGCCCGgtttccgatccgttccgatcaACATACCACGCGCACGTGGTTTTAAAACTGCGCAAGCACGGAAAACACCCGCCACTCGAACTCACCATCGGATAGTAGCGAAGCAGTGGCGGCAATCACGAACAGAATCACGAAATCGATCCGATCTGCCCCGATCCGACGCATGGTGTCCTTCCGGGATCGCCAAATCATCGCCAGGATGAAAACACTCCGATGATCCGATTTAAAGCCCAGAAGCTGCTgactgttactgctgctgcacaatccACAAAGACTGAACTGGACCGCGGCACAACTGCTGATCGATGAATGGAAATTGCTGCACACCTCGGTTTGGCCGAGTTCCAATGTTCGGCCGCTATGAGCTGTGTGTGACCTTGTCGCTGGAGCTGATCACTGATTTCGTACTGTGGGCCTTCGGTGAAACGCAGACCGCGCACTGCAGAAGAAGTGGATGCCAGCACACTTATGCCACGAAAAACACAGACAGTTTCTGCTCTTGAAAGGCTCTTGGGCTTTCTTGGACTACTTCCACTTCATGTTGCCGCAATGCCGGGGCCAATGTTCAATCACGAGAACGCGTTCACCGTTCAACTGCACCGTGTTGGGGTACGCCTCTCGCAATCATTGCTCGAGGGATGCAAGGATACTgtcgccacgatcacgatcacaacAGTTCACTGTAGGTAATTTACAGTCGGGCTACAGTTGACATCACTTATGTTATTTTGCGTCCTGTATGCGCTACGAATCGCCGATGATTAAACAGATGATCAGATGTGATGGTTCTTCGAGCACTTCGGATCACTGATCCTTCGGTGGTGGCAATACGAACAAGGGCCGTCGTCTGTCTTCTGTCGTCGTCACGTTCGTCCGCGTACACTACCGAAAAACGCGCCAACCGGACCGCACCTGCTTTATATAGTGGGAACTCAGCTGTTGTGAACGCAGCGCGCAGCTCCGTGCCGCGATCACTGCTCGGCTCGGTGAGTTGCCGCCTTCGAGGTGGTTCGAGGTGGTGGGGCGTTTCCTACGATCCACGTTCTTTCCGCCGTCTTCTGTTCTGCCGTAAGCGATGCGTTATTCACGAATGGAACGAAccgaccaccactaccaccaacgaGTCTTCAAGGAAAatccgagacgagacgagatcgCACCCATCGCGCCCTTCCTCAGTCCACCTGGCGAACGGGGACGTGAAATGCGTCCACTACGAGGACGTATCGAATTCGAAATGAGTTTATTCAACCGCGGGTCATCCGGATGAGTCACACGAGCCGGTCAGTAGATCTGGTGACCGATGGTGGCAGGGAGGCGAATGATCCACGCGCTCGAGCGGAAGGATGCACAGTACGATAGCGCGGGAATACCCGGTCCTTTCGTGAGCAGCGTACACTTCCTGGCGACCTAGAACTGCGTGGATGGAAGGTAGGGGATCCTTTCCATCCCGTTACACTGCGAGTGGAATGTTCAGTGTCAATGAACGTGGTTTTCCTGTTGATCTCCGATGGAGATAACCCATCGTTAAGATGATTGCGATTTGGTGGTGCTTTATCATGCGGACGCCACGAAGATTGAGATCCTATCAAGTCCGCCCGTGCTGACTAATAAACCGTGTAACTGACCGCCATCAAGTCTGCAAAAATGAGCACGTATCCTTGGGCGTGCGAGAAGGTCCAAGGGAAATGTGGCAGTATGTCGGACagtaaaaaagagagaagatgcAACAGCACGAAGTAAATGCAGCCCCAAACATTCTTGTGCACATCATGTTCACAGTCTGCTT is a window of Anopheles aquasalis chromosome 2, idAnoAquaMG_Q_19, whole genome shotgun sequence DNA encoding:
- the LOC126569981 gene encoding CLIP domain-containing serine protease B9, producing MIWRSRKDTMRRIGADRIDFVILFVIAATASLLSDVSATAWGNQYDYYGQPSGAPLYQFNQRIDHYRPEPATPATKVAGGINCRCTKLRYCSKILEMLRNPKPSYGNFNAKLKELACGYGSDNEPNVCCPLDDSWLRDTDYDGDDGHQYGGHDDRDSSQAIGWDEGYTNRRPAAAAAPDRWSKEPEPVRQKYVPATRKRGQSVNRGKQRAPGGNTIAHFEDPKTMKNCPPVIFPEEENDGAAGRPSNVYIAPIMRSTTSTTTQRPVNPLGSDRVALTTGTSITTLPALTTTNLLPTTMEATLTTLLPTIVPDTPMINAPLCGLSVNTRIIGGESEVPGQFPWMARLAYRNRTSGRVTYRCAGSLITNRHVITVAHCVSNLIDELEIVSVRLGDLECNAVTDERCRARFQNFAIERIIPHDRYDTPKYANDIALIKLQETTETSNIISPLCLPLDQYAPYALNLTGQMGIIAGWGSTSNRSNVPSPTLQWLRLPIVDTAACATSYARYSVNTRNPIIVSGNQMCAQGQENRDACQGDSGGPLMNEAVSSRDRFVLLGLVSFGPRSCGVSNFPGVYTRISSYIDWILANIVL